Proteins found in one Oreochromis niloticus isolate F11D_XX linkage group LG22, O_niloticus_UMD_NMBU, whole genome shotgun sequence genomic segment:
- the LOC106097237 gene encoding major histocompatibility complex class I-related gene protein-like produces SETHSLTYIYTALSKPVGLPGIHEFTAMGLLDDKMIDYFDSENQEKVPKQQWMRERLPADYWDKGTQSRKSKQQWFKVNIGIPREREAVVSNPLQLPPAGCFYCLHS; encoded by the coding sequence TCAGAGACTCACTCCCTCACTTACATCTACACGGCGCTCTCCAAACCTGTCGGCCTCCCGGGCATCCACGAGTTCACAGCCATGGGTTTGCTGGACGACAAGATGATCGACTACTTTGACAGCGAAAATCAGGAGAAAGTTCCCAAACAGCAGTGGATGAGAGAGCGTTTACCTGCTGATTACTGGGATAAAGGCACACAGTCCCGCAAGAGCAAGCAGCAGTGGTTCAAGGTCAACATCGGCATCCCTCGCGAGAGGGAAGCAGTTGTCTCCAACCCACTTCAGCTTCCCCCTgcaggctgcttttattgtttacaCTCATGA
- the LOC100690245 gene encoding E3 ubiquitin-protein ligase TRIM21-like isoform X1 yields the protein MDTCKDADMAAASNPQSEDQFLCSICHNVFTDPVSTPCGHNFCKNCITQHWNTNDRHKCPMCNKVFKRRPELDINTLFSEMVAQCRREAQQKASSSSEQQAAKPGEVPCDVCTGTRLKALKSCLVCLTSYCQTHLEPHLTATSLKRHQLIEPVENLENRICRKHDKHLDVFCKTDQTCICMLCYVLDHKNHEFVLLREEYEGKKAELEKTEAEIQQMIQKRRLKIQEIKESVKMSKDAADRQKAEGVQVLTALMESERRLKELIKEIEDKQETTEKQAEGVIKDLEQEISELMERSSEVEQLLHSEDHLHLLQSFSSLKAAPPTKDWTEVRVRPPSYEGTVVKAVETLRKHMKKLFEAAELKRVQQYAVDVTLDPDTAHPKLILSDDGKQVYHSDVRKKFPDNPERFSQCVNVLGEQTFSSGRFYFEVQVKGKTDWTLGVARESINRKGQIKASPQNGFWTVALRNTNEYSACAGPSIPLCLHPGPEKVGVFVDYEKGLVSFYDVGAAALIYFFTGCSFTHKLHPFFSPCNNNGDKNSAPLIICPVNQTESNND from the exons ATGGACACATGTAAAGA TGCAGACATGGCTGCTGCCAGCAATCCACAATCTGAAGATCAATTTCTGTGCTCCATCTGTCACAATGTGTTCACTGATCCAGTCTCTACACCATGTGGACACAActtctgcaaaaactgcatcACTCAGCACTGGAACACTAATGACAGACATAAGTGTCCTATGTGTAACAAGGTGTTCAAGAGACGACCTGAACTAGACATCAACACTTTGTTCTCTGAGATGGTTGCTCAGTGCAGACGTGAagctcagcagaaagccagcagcagctcagagcaACAAGCTGCCAAACCAGGAGAAGTTCCCTGTGACGTCTGCACTGGAACCAGACTGAAGGCCCTGAAGTCCTGCCTGGTGTGTCTTACCTCCTACTGTCAGACTCACCTGGAGCCTCATCTGACAGCTACAAGTCTGAAAAGACATCAGCTGATTGAGCCTGTGGAGAACCTGGAAAACAGGATTTGTAGGAAACACGATAAACATCTGGATGTGTTCTGTAAGACCGACCAGACATGTATCTGCATGCTCTGCTATGTTTTAGATCACAAGAACCACGAGTTTGTTCTTCTGAGAGAAGAATATGAAGGAAAGAAGGCAGAGCTGGAGAAGACAGAGGCTGAGATTCAGCAGATGATCCAGAAGAGACGACTGAAGATTCAGGAGATCAAAGAGTCGGTGAAGATGAGCAAAgatgctgcagacagacagaaagcagaagGTGTTCAGGTCCTCACGGCTTTGATGGAGTCTGAGAGACGCCTGAAGGAGCTCATAAAGGAGAtcgaagacaaacaggaaactaCAGAGAAACAGGCTGAAGGTGTCATCAAAGATCTGGAACAGGAAATCTCTGAGCTGATGGAGAGAAGCTCTGAGGTGGAGCAGCTCTTACACTCTGaagaccacctccacctcctccaaagcTTCTCGTCCCTGAAAGCTGCTCCACCCACCAAGGACTGGACAGAGGTCAGAGTCCGTCCACCATCATATGAGGGGACTGTGGTGAAAGCTGTGGAGACACTCAGGAAACACATGAAGAAGCTGTTTGAGGCTGCAGAGCTGAAGAGGGTCCAGCAGTATGCAGTGGATGTGACTCTGGATCCTGATACAGCACATCCTAAACTCATCCTGTCTGATGATGGAAAACAAGTGTATCATAGTGATGTGAGGAAGAAATTTCCAGACAACCCAGAGAGATTTTCTCAGTGTGTTAATGTTTTAGGAGAGCAGACCTTTTCCTCAGGCAGGTTTTACTTTGAGGTTCAGGTTAAAGGAAAGACCGACTGGACTTTAGGAGTGGCCAGAGAGTCGATCAACAGGAAGGGACAAATCAAAGCGAGTCCTCAGAATGGTTTCTGGACTGTAGCACTCAGAAATACAAATGAGTACAGTGCTTGTGCAGGTCCTTCCATCCCCCTCTGTCTTCACCCTGGTCCTGAGAAGGTGGGGGTGTTTGTGGATTATGAGAAGGGTCTGGTCTCCTTTTATGATGTaggtgctgcagctctgatctaCTTCTTTACTGGCTGCTCCTTCACTCACAAACTCCACCCATTCTTCAGTCCCTGTAACAATAATGGTGATAAAAACTCTGCACCTCTGATCATCTGTCCTGTCAATCAAACTGAGTCGAACAATGATTGA
- the LOC100690245 gene encoding E3 ubiquitin-protein ligase TRIM21-like isoform X2 translates to MAAASNPQSEDQFLCSICHNVFTDPVSTPCGHNFCKNCITQHWNTNDRHKCPMCNKVFKRRPELDINTLFSEMVAQCRREAQQKASSSSEQQAAKPGEVPCDVCTGTRLKALKSCLVCLTSYCQTHLEPHLTATSLKRHQLIEPVENLENRICRKHDKHLDVFCKTDQTCICMLCYVLDHKNHEFVLLREEYEGKKAELEKTEAEIQQMIQKRRLKIQEIKESVKMSKDAADRQKAEGVQVLTALMESERRLKELIKEIEDKQETTEKQAEGVIKDLEQEISELMERSSEVEQLLHSEDHLHLLQSFSSLKAAPPTKDWTEVRVRPPSYEGTVVKAVETLRKHMKKLFEAAELKRVQQYAVDVTLDPDTAHPKLILSDDGKQVYHSDVRKKFPDNPERFSQCVNVLGEQTFSSGRFYFEVQVKGKTDWTLGVARESINRKGQIKASPQNGFWTVALRNTNEYSACAGPSIPLCLHPGPEKVGVFVDYEKGLVSFYDVGAAALIYFFTGCSFTHKLHPFFSPCNNNGDKNSAPLIICPVNQTESNND, encoded by the coding sequence ATGGCTGCTGCCAGCAATCCACAATCTGAAGATCAATTTCTGTGCTCCATCTGTCACAATGTGTTCACTGATCCAGTCTCTACACCATGTGGACACAActtctgcaaaaactgcatcACTCAGCACTGGAACACTAATGACAGACATAAGTGTCCTATGTGTAACAAGGTGTTCAAGAGACGACCTGAACTAGACATCAACACTTTGTTCTCTGAGATGGTTGCTCAGTGCAGACGTGAagctcagcagaaagccagcagcagctcagagcaACAAGCTGCCAAACCAGGAGAAGTTCCCTGTGACGTCTGCACTGGAACCAGACTGAAGGCCCTGAAGTCCTGCCTGGTGTGTCTTACCTCCTACTGTCAGACTCACCTGGAGCCTCATCTGACAGCTACAAGTCTGAAAAGACATCAGCTGATTGAGCCTGTGGAGAACCTGGAAAACAGGATTTGTAGGAAACACGATAAACATCTGGATGTGTTCTGTAAGACCGACCAGACATGTATCTGCATGCTCTGCTATGTTTTAGATCACAAGAACCACGAGTTTGTTCTTCTGAGAGAAGAATATGAAGGAAAGAAGGCAGAGCTGGAGAAGACAGAGGCTGAGATTCAGCAGATGATCCAGAAGAGACGACTGAAGATTCAGGAGATCAAAGAGTCGGTGAAGATGAGCAAAgatgctgcagacagacagaaagcagaagGTGTTCAGGTCCTCACGGCTTTGATGGAGTCTGAGAGACGCCTGAAGGAGCTCATAAAGGAGAtcgaagacaaacaggaaactaCAGAGAAACAGGCTGAAGGTGTCATCAAAGATCTGGAACAGGAAATCTCTGAGCTGATGGAGAGAAGCTCTGAGGTGGAGCAGCTCTTACACTCTGaagaccacctccacctcctccaaagcTTCTCGTCCCTGAAAGCTGCTCCACCCACCAAGGACTGGACAGAGGTCAGAGTCCGTCCACCATCATATGAGGGGACTGTGGTGAAAGCTGTGGAGACACTCAGGAAACACATGAAGAAGCTGTTTGAGGCTGCAGAGCTGAAGAGGGTCCAGCAGTATGCAGTGGATGTGACTCTGGATCCTGATACAGCACATCCTAAACTCATCCTGTCTGATGATGGAAAACAAGTGTATCATAGTGATGTGAGGAAGAAATTTCCAGACAACCCAGAGAGATTTTCTCAGTGTGTTAATGTTTTAGGAGAGCAGACCTTTTCCTCAGGCAGGTTTTACTTTGAGGTTCAGGTTAAAGGAAAGACCGACTGGACTTTAGGAGTGGCCAGAGAGTCGATCAACAGGAAGGGACAAATCAAAGCGAGTCCTCAGAATGGTTTCTGGACTGTAGCACTCAGAAATACAAATGAGTACAGTGCTTGTGCAGGTCCTTCCATCCCCCTCTGTCTTCACCCTGGTCCTGAGAAGGTGGGGGTGTTTGTGGATTATGAGAAGGGTCTGGTCTCCTTTTATGATGTaggtgctgcagctctgatctaCTTCTTTACTGGCTGCTCCTTCACTCACAAACTCCACCCATTCTTCAGTCCCTGTAACAATAATGGTGATAAAAACTCTGCACCTCTGATCATCTGTCCTGTCAATCAAACTGAGTCGAACAATGATTGA